A stretch of Schistocerca americana isolate TAMUIC-IGC-003095 chromosome 3, iqSchAmer2.1, whole genome shotgun sequence DNA encodes these proteins:
- the LOC124606356 gene encoding uncharacterized protein LOC124606356: MCRTIAVALWASVLATAVLAIPTPDSAASSEAMVMEETTFKTGPMADQQTAMPKDPMTNVEKPMANEMPAMMDEMMNQESVEDAMMHPMAEPPMVEMEENRSPSEDSGPADQEATGRSAGYETVADAFKRIYSECMEEGSFSCVKPKVTAFLRATARKDAIFLTRDLAIEKTGAYSPTSYEYVQDNEAEGPDMLSRVERFLGSHALRVRLPEELRSGRAAQYVPAALLSGLPTEVRVPLADPAVAQSEARGFMKKVVMPFLLGLKFKAAAVLPLALALIALKTWKALTLGLLSLVLTGAMLIFRLSKPKVVSYEVVHYPHATVEHHAAPAPAPYDHHGYGRALPLGAAADLPYRAYAPSARR; this comes from the exons ATGTGTCGGACAATCGCCGTCGCGCTCTGGGCCTCGGTTCTGGCAACAGCCGTCCTGGCCATACCTACTCCGGACAGTGCTGCCTCTTCGGAGGCCATGGTGATGGAAGAAACTACGTTCAAGACGGGGCCGATGGCCGACCAGCAAACTGCCATGCCCAAGGACCCAATGACCAATGTGGAGAAACCGATGGCCAACGAAATGCCTGCTATGATGGATGAGATGATGAATCAGGAATCAGTGGAGGATGCGATGATGCATCCAATGGCCGAACCACCCATGGTTGAAATGGAAGAAAACCGATCTCCGAGCGAGGACAGTGGCCCTGCTGACCAAGAGGCCACTGGGAGATCGGCTGGGTACGAGACAGTGGCGGACGCCTTCAAGCGCATTTACTCCGAGTGCATGGAGGAAGGGTCCTTCTCTTGCGTCAAGCCCAAGGTCACGGCCTTCCTCAGAGCCACCGCCAGGAAGGACGCCATCTTCCTGACCAGGGACCTGGCCATCGAGAAGACTGGTGCATATTCTCCTACCAGCTACGAATATGTGCAG GACAACGAAGCCGAAGGTCCCGACATGCTGTCCCGGGTGGAGCGCTTCCTGGGCAGCCACGCGCTGCGCGTCCGTTTGCCTGAGGAGCTGCGCTCGGGCCGCGCCGCCCAGTACGTGCCCGCAGCACTGCTCTCCGGGTTGCCTACAGAGGTACGGGTGCCGCTGGCGGACCCCGCCGTCGCGCAGTCCGAAG CCCGCGGCTTCATGAAAAAAGTGGTGATGCCGTTCCTATTGGGCCTCAAGTTCAAGGCGGCGGCGGTGTTGCCGCTGGCTCTGGCGCTGATCGCGCTCAAGACCTGGAAGGCCCTGACCCTGGGCCTGCTCTCGCTGGTGCTCACGGGCGCCATGCTCATCTTCCGCCTGAGCAAGCCCAAGGTGGTGAGCTACGAGGTGGTGCACTACCCGCACGCCACGGTCGAGCACCACGCGGCGCCCGCGCCCGCGCCCTACGACCACCACGGCTACGGCCGAGCCCTGCCCTTGGGTGCCGCTGCCGACCTGCCCTACAGGGCCTACGCGCCCTCCGCCAGGCGCTGA